The region TTATGTTGTTGTATACTAGATTTTTGTAGGTTAATTAGCTGATGGGTTTATCTGGTTAGTAGTAATGTTAGAAATGAAATGATTTTTTTTTTGATAGTTACCTACTAGTAAGTAGGTAAAGTTTATATCTTTGTATTATGAAAGATACAAAAACAGACATAGTCAATATAGCTGATGAATTAATTAGAACTAAGGGATATAATGCGTTTAGCTATACTGATATTTCGACTAGACTGAATATCAAGAATGCATCTATACACTATCATTTTCCTACCAAATCAGATTTAGGAGTAGAAGTTATTAAGTCTACTATAGGGCAATTTAAGGTAGTGACAGGGGCATGGAATAAAATGGATAGTTATACTCAGTTTAAGAAGTTTGTGACTATGCATGATAAGACAAATAAGAAACATTGGTTATGTTTAATGGGAGCGCTGTCATCATCTGTGGATACTTTATCTGATGATATGAAGAAGGAATTAAAAAAGATGGCAAATACCATTTTAGATTATTTGACAGATCTATTAGCGAAGGGTAAAGAAGAGGGAGTATTCTCTTTTGATACTGACGCTAAGACTAAAGCGTATCTAGTACAGTCTTCTTTATTAGCCTCTCTATTATTAGATAATGTGATGGGAGATAAGACGTATAAGATTATTCAAAACGGAGTGTTAGAGATATAATTTTTTTTACCTATAATATCTACCTAGTAGTAGGTAGAAATAAAAACAATAAATATGAAAAGAGTAGTGATCACTGGAATGGGCGTAGTCGCTCCTCTAGGAAATAATGTAAAGACTTTTTGGAACAATGTAGTTGCTGGTAAAAGCGGTGTTGTACCAATAAGTAAATTTGATACCACGCTGTTTAAAACGAAATTTGCCTGTGAGGTAAGTGATTTTAACCCCAAAGAGTATCTAGATGTAACAGAGATTAAGCGATCTGACTTATTCACGCAGTATGCTTTATATAGCGCTGCGATGGCAATAGAAGACTCAGGTGTATCAGCGGAAGTCTATTCGCCTTTTGACATAGGTGTGATTTGGGGTACAGGACAAGGGGGATTAACGACATTCGAAAGTGAAGTGAAAGAATACGTGAAGAATAATTATAACCCTCGGTTTAACCCATTCTTAGTACCTAAGATGATACCAAATATGGCAAGTGGAATGATAGCGATGAAGCATGGATTTATGGGGATTAACTACTGTGCTGTGTCTGCCTGTGCGACTTCGAATACGGTGATTATGGATGCGTTTAATTATATCCGATTAGGTAAGGCTAAGGCAATGATAGCAGGTGGATCTGAAGCTCCAATATTAGAGACTTCTATAGGAGGATTTAATGCGATGAAGGCTATGTCTACCCGTAATGACGATTATGCTACTGCCTCAAGACCATATGATATGGGAAGAGATGG is a window of Myroides oncorhynchi DNA encoding:
- a CDS encoding TetR/AcrR family transcriptional regulator, producing the protein MKDTKTDIVNIADELIRTKGYNAFSYTDISTRLNIKNASIHYHFPTKSDLGVEVIKSTIGQFKVVTGAWNKMDSYTQFKKFVTMHDKTNKKHWLCLMGALSSSVDTLSDDMKKELKKMANTILDYLTDLLAKGKEEGVFSFDTDAKTKAYLVQSSLLASLLLDNVMGDKTYKIIQNGVLEI
- the fabF gene encoding beta-ketoacyl-ACP synthase II codes for the protein MKRVVITGMGVVAPLGNNVKTFWNNVVAGKSGVVPISKFDTTLFKTKFACEVSDFNPKEYLDVTEIKRSDLFTQYALYSAAMAIEDSGVSAEVYSPFDIGVIWGTGQGGLTTFESEVKEYVKNNYNPRFNPFLVPKMIPNMASGMIAMKHGFMGINYCAVSACATSNTVIMDAFNYIRLGKAKAMIAGGSEAPILETSIGGFNAMKAMSTRNDDYATASRPYDMGRDGFVMGEGGGALVLEEYESAKKRGARIYCEIVGAAMTADAYHITSPLPEGEAAAYGMKLALEEAQLSPDQVDYLNPHATSTPVGDLCEIKAIQSVFGDNPSNLHISATKSMTGHLLGGAGAIEAILSIKSITDNIIPPTINIENLDPSIPSGIHIVQKEAIQHTVNVAMSNSFGFGGHNAIVIFKKV